From a region of the Haematobia irritans isolate KBUSLIRL chromosome 4, ASM5000362v1, whole genome shotgun sequence genome:
- the LOC142235431 gene encoding uncharacterized protein LOC142235431, translated as MSSNKFIFFSDQLVTFCANFAQIDISEHSLSSLQVDLDDLERRWHTLTQVYEADMTSEEKFTQSEKESLHSKFNESCKSYKICKTSLLDLMGIEKRKMEMSSVAPDRTETRQSDEGGFSVKLPPCDTELFTGGYDKWPSFRDMFSAIYIKHPKLSSAQKLFHLRAKTRGEANQIVKQFALTDDNFRLAWEALRQRYENKRILINHQLRKIFEMERVTSEKGKALRNLQYTINNCTSILKTYNISVASWDPILVYWVSSRLPEETLTAWENSLTDHKQMPSWEQLDEFISKRLDMLESISDMRKPSNPAPVQNKTQSYHTKSEPNDKRACKACKKGHSLRICSKFRSWPFSQKMRCVMENKVCQNCLSYGHTSQNCLSENVCQICKEKHHTLLHSDSDQPRLQRNPQSNVGSFYVESALETQPITSAAAYSEPTVNVHANYANSGEETILPTALVDLEHLGQAITIRVFIGQGSQESFISNKLVNKFVIPTKRSFTRISGLGGTTLENSTKMCHITLKSRKSQFRLNTSAIVVSNLKHLMPSSPTRITSWCDLNRLELADPNFFKPGPINMLLGSDVLPSIILSGVEKNVAGGLLAQNTEFGWLISGPPKPRTISTFASWGASHETLNDDIRKFWELEEVPIVNPLSDDDSWCEKFYSETTSRLPNGRYMVRLPFRQDFPSKLVLGPSRRAAMGQYLRTEKTLEKSPELASEYETVLSEYLEYIWSQLLLLKSVKMKNTIRFTYRIVKPERTSTKVRVVFNASKKTSTGLSLNDILHTGPILQNDLMNVILRWRFYKYMFNGDIQKMYRQIYVHSDDRQFQRVLFRNSETEHIHDYCLKTVTFGVNCAPYLAIRTLQQLSEDGMATHPNASGILKHQVYVDDILSGGHSLAEAKYYLLQLIALLDSAGFPLKKLTANHTEILNQMPPEDLLNEDFLKLENTSETKTLGIRWNALTDMFYYKISNISVPSAPLTKRKILSIIAKIFDPAGWLSPIIIVAKVLLQQLWIDGTTGTRKSSHTHLRNGIILLQIFRILSV; from the coding sequence ATGTCTtcgaataaatttatatttttctcggACCAATTGGTCACATTCTGTGCGAACTTCGCTCAAATCGATATATCTGAACATTCGCTGTCGAGTTTACAAGTCGATCTTGACGACTTGGAAAGGCGTTGGCACACTTTAACTCAAGTATATGAGGCTGATATGACCTCTGAAGAAAAGTTCACCCAATCGGAAAAGGAATCGCTACATTCAAAATTCAACGAGTCTTGCAAGTCATATAAGATATGTAAGACTTCTCTGTTGGACTTGATGGGTATTGAGAAACGAAAGATGGAGATGTCCTCTGTGGCACCTGACAGAACTGAGACTAGACAGTCTGATGAAGGCGGATTTTCTGTTAAACTTCCACCATGCGATACTGAACTGTTTACAGGGGGTTACGATAAATGGCCAAGTTTTCGGGACATGTTCTCAGCCATTTACATTAAACACCCAAAACTTTCATCGGCACAAAAGCTTTTCCATTTGAGAGCAAAAACTCGTGGTGAAGCCAATCAAATTGTCAAGCAATTCGCTCTTACGGACGATAACTTCAGATTGGCCTGGGAAGCGCTCCGTCAGCGTTATGAGAATAAAAGAATCCTTATAAACCACCAACtgaggaaaatttttgaaatggaaCGTGTAACATCTGAAAAGGGAAAGGCTTTGCGCAATTTGCAATACACGATTAATAACTGTACTTCAATTTTGAAGACTTATAATATTTCGGTCGCGTCTTGGGATCCTATTTTGGTCTATTGGGTGTCATCAAGATTACCTGAAGAAACTTTGACTGCTTGGGAGAATTCGCTTACTGACCATAAACAAATGCCTTCTTGGGAGCAACTTGATGAGTTCATATCAAAACGGCTAGATATGCTTGAATCAATATCTGATATGAGAAAACCATCCAACCCTGCCCCTGTTCAAAATAAGACGCAATCTTATCATACCAAGTCTGAACCCAATGATAAACGTGCATGTAAAGCATGCAAAAAGGGTCACTCATTACGTATCTGTTCCAAATTTCGATCTTGGCCATTTTCGCAGAAAATGAGATGTGTTATGGAAAATAAAgtatgccaaaattgtctatcgtaCGGACATACGTCTCAAAACTGTCTAAGTGAAAATGTCTGCCAGATATGTAAAGAGAAGCATCACACGCTTCTGCATTCAGATTCTGACCAACCGCGACTGCAACGCAATCCTCAATCCAATGTTGGATCTTTTTATGTTGAAAGTGCGCTTGAAACCCAACCGATTACGTCGGCCGCTGCTTACTCCGAACCTACGGTGAATGTCCATGCTAACTATGCTAATTCTGGGGAGGAAACTATTTTACCCACCGCTTTAGTGGACTTGGAACATTTGGGGCAGGCTATCACTATTAGAGTATTCATTGGCCAAGGCTCACAGGAGTCATTCATTTCCAACAAATTAGTAAATAAATTCGTGATTCCTACGAAGAGATCATTCACAAGAATTTCTGGTCTTGGAGGAACTACACtggagaattctacaaaaatgtgtCACATAACATTGAAATCTCGCAAATCTCAGTTTAGATTAAATACCTCTGCTATAGTTGTTTCTAATTTAAAACACTTAATGCCAAGCTCTCCCACACGCATTACTAGCTGGTGCGATTTGAATCGACTTGAGCTAGCTGATCCGAATTTCTTCAAGCCTGGTCCCATAAATATGTTACTGGGAAGTGATGTTTTGCCTTCTATCATATTATCGGGAGTAGAGAAGAATGTAGCTGGGGGCCTTTTGGCCCAgaacaccgaatttggttggcTTATAAGTGGCCCTCCAAAACCTCGAACTATTTCGACTTTTGCCTCGTGGGGGGCATCACATGAAACTTTAAACGATGACATTCGGAAATTTTGGGAGCTTGAAGAAGTCCCTATTGTAAATCCCTTGTCTGATGACGATAGTTGGTGTGAAAAGTTTTATTCTGAAACCACCAGTCGCCTACCAAATGGAAGATATATGGTACGATTGCcatttcgacaagattttccatCTAAATTAGTTCTCGGACCTTCGAGACGAGCAGCTATGGGCCAATACCTACGTACGGAGAAAACTTTAGAAAAATCGCCTGAGTTAGCTTCTGAATATGAAACTGTACTATCTGAATACTTGGAATACATATGGAGCCAACTACTTCTTCTGAAATCTGTAAAGATGAAAAATACTATTCGTTTTACTTACCGTATAGTAAAACCTGAACGAACTTCCACTAAAGTTAGGGTCGTTTTCAATGCCTCAAAGAAAACGTCTACCGGTCTTTCTCTAAACGACATTTTACATACTGGGCCCATTCTTCAAAATGATTTAATGAATGTGATATTGCGTTGGCGTTTTTACAAATATATGTTTAACGGTGACATACAAAAAATGTACCGTCAAATTTATGTACACTCTGATGATAGACAATTTCAGCGAGTTTTATTTCGAAATTCTGAAACTGAACACATTCACGATTACTGTCTGAAGACTGTAACGTTCGGAGTTAACTGTGCCCCATATTTGGCTATCCGAACACTACAACAATTGAGCGAAGATGGAATGGCTACACATCCCAATGCTTCAGGAATACTAAAACATCAAGTCTATGTAGATGATATTCTTTCTGGTGGCCACTCGCTTGCTGAGGCTAAATATTACTTGTTGCAATTAATTGCTTTGCTCGATTCTGCTGGTTTTCCTCTAAAAAAGCTAACAGCCAACCATACTGAAATACTGAACCAAATGCCCCCCGAGGATCTTCTAAACGAAGATTTCTTAAAACTGGAAAATACAAGTGAGACCAAAACATTAGGCATTCGTTGGAATGCACTGACTGACatgttttattacaagatttcaaACATTTCTGTTCCATCTGCTCCTTTAACAAAGAGAAAAATATTGTCTataatagcaaaaattttcgatccaGCTGGGTGGTTATCCCCCATTATAATTGTTGCAAAAGTCCTATTGCAACAACTGTGGATTGATGGGACCACTGGGACGAGGAAGTCAAGCCACACGCACTTGAGAAATGGAAtcattttattgcaaattttccgGATATTGAGCGTATAA